TTGTTGCGCTCGCTGCTGCTCATATTGGCACTGACTTTTATCAATGTCTGGCTGCTACTGATCGTGATGGTTAGTATTCCGATTTTTACTTTTGTCAGAATCTATTACTTCAAGCAAATCGAAGCGAACAATCACGAGGTCCGCGTCGCCCGTGAGCGGATGACAGGGCAGGCCAATGAGTTTATTTCTGCCATTAAGTTGGTGCGTGGCTATGGCCAAGAGCAAGAGGCTAAAAAGCAAATGGGTGCGGTCAGCGATGCCTATAGCGAAAAGCGAATTTCCCAAATGCAGCTGAATCAGTCGCTGGGTTATATTTTATTCACTGTCGTCACGAGCTTGTCACTTTTTGCGGTGGCACTCTGTGGTGGGCTGGTGATTCAAGATAAGATGTCGCTCGGGGCGATGGTGGCCTTGGTGGGTGCGCTTCCGGTCTGCTTGGCACCGGTTAATATGATCACTCAGTTCAGTATGCAGTATTTGCTGGGTGCAGAAAGTTATAAGAGTATCAAAGAGTTAATGGACTCCGCCTATGTCGAACAGTGGCAGGGCAAGCGCGTGTTGGAAGCGATGCGGGGCGAAGTTGAATTTCGTAATGTCAGTTTTGCTTACGATAAAGAGAAGGAACATCGCACCATCCGTAACTTTTCGACGGTCATTCGACCAGGCGAGCATGTCGCATTTGTCGGGCCCAGTGGTTCGGGGAAGAGCACTATGGTCAGTTTGATGCTGGGATTCTACGCGCCGATAGATGGTGAGATTTTAGTCGATGGCGTGCCACAGTCGGAGTTGGCCATTCGTGAGTTCCGGCAGGAGTGTGCGATTGTGATGCAGGATAATTTGCTACTGTCCGGCACGATTCTGGATAACATACGCTTCGGTCGGCCTCTGGCGACCGAAGAGGAGGTGCGTGAGGCGGCACAACATGCCAGCGCACTTGAGTTTATCGAAGAATTGCCTGAAGGCTTTCAAACTAAAGTCGGCGAGCGCGGTGTCAGCCTTTCGGGCGGTCAACGGCAACGTATCGCTATTGCGCGTGCCCTGTTGCGCAATCCCAAGATCTTGATTCTGGATGAGGCGACCAGCGCGCTCGATTACGAGAGTGAAAAATCTGTGCAAGCTGCCATCGACTACCTCGCCAAGGGGCGTACCACGATCACCATCGCCCACCGCTTGAGCACGATTCGCAGTGCCGACCGTATCATTGTGCTGCGAGCGGGCGAATGTATTAGCGAAGGAAGTTGGGATGAGCTTGCCGAGCAAGAGGGAGCCTTTAAAGACTTACTCGATGCCCAAAAATAAGTTGAACCACGACACCGCCGTCGTCGAAGTGATTGCCCTGTCGGGTTTTGATAAGGCGCTCGCCTATGCGGTGCCGCCGACTTGTCAAGCGACGCTACAGCTAGGCTCACTGGTGCGCATTCCGCTGCGTCGACGCAGTGAACTCGGCGTCGTTCTACGCTTTGGCACGGATCAAGTCGTGCCCCCGGGCAAGCTTAAGATGCTCTTCGAGGTGGTGCAGCCATACCCCGTGTTGACGCCCGACTTGATGGAACTCTATCGTTGGGCACAGAAATATTATGCAGCCACGCCGGAGGCGATTTTGGAAACCATGATTCCCGCTGCGATTCGTAAGGGTATGAAGCCGAAGACGCGCCGCTATATTTCCAAAGGAAAAGCGCCGACCGTCGAGGAGCTCGAGACGCTGGAAAAACGGGCGCCCAAGCAGGCGGCGATTCTTAAATTTATTCGTCAGCAAGTGAAGCCGCTGCCGCGCGCGGATATACTTAAAGCTATGAAAATCAGCGCCTCGGCTTGTGACAGTCTGGTGGCGAAGGGCTATCTGCACGAGACCGACACCGAGGAGGAGCGGGTTGCCTATGAAGATGAACTGGGCGATCAGGAATCCGTGGTTGTCGAGACGCGACCTGTTTTGACGGAGGAGCAAGATGCCGCGGTGCGAGCGATTCACGATGCCATCACGGCTGACGTATTCAGTGTGCGTCTGTTGCATGGGGTGACGGGCTCGGGCAAAACCGAGGTCTATTTAAATGCGATCGAAAAGATCGTAGCCGAAGG
The nucleotide sequence above comes from Coraliomargarita algicola. Encoded proteins:
- a CDS encoding ABC transporter ATP-binding protein; the encoded protein is MHPHQSIGLHKKTLSGFIWSQERSLRTYMVWRIISVLAITPFPVLSQRIVDVAIPENDLWGVVYYTALSLGLLVVHFVSMRIAVKNLSTQSQEIFRKLRSRIFHKLNFMHFGFLDSVQTGRLLSKYAFDTNNIEATVIQIVTGIIPELLRSLLLILALTFINVWLLLIVMVSIPIFTFVRIYYFKQIEANNHEVRVARERMTGQANEFISAIKLVRGYGQEQEAKKQMGAVSDAYSEKRISQMQLNQSLGYILFTVVTSLSLFAVALCGGLVIQDKMSLGAMVALVGALPVCLAPVNMITQFSMQYLLGAESYKSIKELMDSAYVEQWQGKRVLEAMRGEVEFRNVSFAYDKEKEHRTIRNFSTVIRPGEHVAFVGPSGSGKSTMVSLMLGFYAPIDGEILVDGVPQSELAIREFRQECAIVMQDNLLLSGTILDNIRFGRPLATEEEVREAAQHASALEFIEELPEGFQTKVGERGVSLSGGQRQRIAIARALLRNPKILILDEATSALDYESEKSVQAAIDYLAKGRTTITIAHRLSTIRSADRIIVLRAGECISEGSWDELAEQEGAFKDLLDAQK